The Sphingomonas sinipercae genome contains a region encoding:
- a CDS encoding Crp/Fnr family transcriptional regulator — protein MAANPLACATCPVRDRAACSALTEDQRSELTQLGQHRTLRRGETLFATGDEGFACATLISGALKIASFSADGTERILSLVHPAGFVGEMFAPVERHDVVALTDSNLCVFARKDYERAIERFPALGRALLRRTAQDLFESRSAIDLMSRRSAQQKVAGFILSIARSASESPCHAAAQFDLPLSRAEIAGVLGLTIETVSRQLSRLEREGVIARQGRRGVRLVDAVRLEQLAA, from the coding sequence ATGGCCGCCAATCCTCTCGCCTGCGCCACCTGCCCCGTGCGGGATCGTGCCGCCTGCTCCGCGCTTACCGAAGATCAACGCTCCGAGCTTACACAGCTTGGCCAGCATCGCACGCTGCGCCGTGGGGAAACGCTGTTCGCAACGGGCGACGAGGGATTTGCGTGCGCAACGTTGATCTCGGGCGCGTTGAAGATCGCGAGCTTCTCCGCCGACGGGACCGAGCGGATTTTGAGCCTGGTCCATCCGGCGGGGTTCGTCGGCGAGATGTTCGCACCGGTCGAGCGGCACGACGTCGTCGCCTTGACCGACAGCAACCTGTGCGTCTTCGCTCGCAAGGATTACGAGCGTGCGATCGAGCGTTTTCCGGCACTTGGCCGCGCCCTGCTCCGGCGCACTGCCCAGGATTTGTTCGAAAGCCGGTCGGCCATCGACCTGATGAGCCGCCGCAGCGCGCAGCAGAAGGTCGCCGGCTTCATCCTTTCCATCGCCCGTTCGGCCAGCGAATCCCCGTGCCACGCCGCCGCCCAATTCGACCTTCCACTAAGCCGCGCGGAAATCGCCGGCGTACTTGGCCTGACCATCGAGACGGTCAGCCGCCAGCTTTCCCGGCTGGAGCGCGAAGGCGTGATCGCCCGCCAGGGCCGCCGCGGAGTCAGGCTCGTCGACGCCGTCCGGCTCGAACAGCTCGCGGCTTAG
- a CDS encoding DUF305 domain-containing protein, translating into MYRLLTFAALVILSSSAQAHVKWFEEFEVAQSPVPILTTLALPYFWLGMGLVLAFFLTTTMLERRAPGIAVSRGLDKATRLLRDNADAFLIAVIFAFFVALYAVGGSYLTPELKTRSELIPWAQLVIALLALARRTRPIAAIAIVLLWLVAMGNYDLFHLYDYLALGLGLAGYLLLSGMKDGAWHDRRFAVLRWGVALALMWSSMEKLMYPQWFTPLLEEKPFLAFGIPFGPYTTMAGVAEFTLGFGLLWTSLIRRLSAAALFLLMFSAVYPFGRVDMIGHATILAALLVVIADPAPREALEVAPHDRRSTWWVPVGLVIALAVTMISYSGQHYVIYKQATGPLAALLRPESKRPPSSQSGVGPGAFWRGQEHYHGQPGPEADPATAAMMEAMDAMQADMNGVRMTGDVDRDFVAMMVPHHQSAVAMAQAYLQSGRDPQLRALAQHIVDSQQQEIRQMQSRGAAAGAHAGH; encoded by the coding sequence ATGTACCGCCTTTTGACGTTCGCCGCCTTGGTGATCCTGTCCTCGTCCGCGCAGGCCCACGTGAAGTGGTTCGAGGAATTTGAGGTGGCGCAAAGCCCGGTCCCGATCCTGACCACGCTGGCACTGCCATACTTCTGGCTGGGCATGGGCCTGGTCCTGGCCTTCTTCCTGACGACCACCATGCTGGAACGGCGGGCGCCCGGCATCGCTGTCAGCAGGGGCCTCGACAAGGCGACCCGGCTGCTGCGCGACAATGCCGACGCCTTCCTAATCGCCGTCATCTTCGCTTTCTTCGTTGCGCTCTACGCCGTCGGCGGATCCTACCTGACGCCGGAGCTGAAGACCCGGTCCGAGCTGATCCCGTGGGCGCAGCTGGTCATTGCCTTGCTGGCCCTCGCGCGGCGGACTCGGCCGATCGCGGCGATTGCGATCGTCCTGCTGTGGCTGGTCGCGATGGGCAATTACGACCTGTTCCACCTCTACGATTATCTCGCGCTGGGCCTTGGCCTGGCCGGCTATCTGCTGCTGTCGGGCATGAAGGACGGCGCGTGGCATGATCGCCGTTTCGCGGTCCTGCGCTGGGGCGTGGCGCTGGCGCTAATGTGGTCGAGCATGGAAAAGCTCATGTACCCGCAGTGGTTCACGCCGCTGCTTGAAGAAAAGCCGTTCCTGGCCTTCGGCATCCCGTTCGGCCCGTACACGACGATGGCGGGGGTCGCCGAATTCACGCTTGGGTTCGGGCTGTTGTGGACCTCGCTGATCCGGCGGCTGAGCGCGGCGGCGCTGTTCCTGTTGATGTTTTCGGCGGTCTATCCGTTCGGGCGGGTCGACATGATCGGCCATGCGACGATCCTTGCGGCGCTGCTGGTCGTCATCGCCGATCCGGCGCCGCGCGAAGCGCTGGAAGTCGCGCCGCACGATCGCCGCTCGACCTGGTGGGTGCCGGTCGGGCTGGTGATTGCCCTGGCGGTGACGATGATCTCCTACTCCGGGCAGCATTACGTCATTTACAAGCAGGCGACGGGACCACTGGCGGCGCTTCTGCGGCCGGAAAGCAAGCGCCCGCCATCGTCGCAATCGGGGGTCGGCCCGGGCGCTTTCTGGCGCGGGCAGGAGCATTATCATGGCCAGCCGGGGCCCGAGGCAGACCCGGCGACCGCGGCCATGATGGAAGCGATGGACGCGATGCAGGCCGACATGAACGGGGTTCGCATGACCGGCGACGTCGACCGCGATTTCGTCGCAATGATGGTCCCGCATCACCAGTCGGCGGTCGCGATGGCGCAAGCCTACCTGCAAAGCGGTCGCGACCCGCAGCTGCGCGCGCTTGCCCAGCATATCGTCGACAGCCAGCAGCAGGAGATCCGACAGATGCAATCGCGCGGCGCAGCTGCGGGAGCGCACGCCGGCCACTGA
- a CDS encoding pyridoxamine 5'-phosphate oxidase family protein codes for MAEMTIEQLSEKMRDIDFCMLTTISDGGLAARPMSNNREVAFDGDCFFFSDGDSRTVKDLERDPTAGLSFQGSGGLMGVVGKPGIFIAIEGKGELIRDKAQFEKRWQKGLERWWPQGIDTPGLTLIKVKADRVHYWDGGDEGEVKLTSA; via the coding sequence ATGGCCGAGATGACGATCGAGCAACTGAGCGAAAAGATGCGCGACATCGATTTCTGCATGCTGACGACGATCAGCGACGGCGGGCTGGCGGCGCGGCCGATGTCGAACAACCGCGAAGTCGCCTTCGACGGCGACTGCTTCTTCTTCAGCGACGGCGACAGCCGCACGGTCAAGGACCTGGAACGCGACCCGACCGCGGGCCTGAGCTTCCAGGGCAGCGGCGGGCTGATGGGCGTGGTCGGCAAGCCCGGCATCTTCATCGCCATTGAAGGCAAGGGCGAGCTGATCCGCGACAAGGCGCAGTTCGAGAAGCGCTGGCAAAAAGGGCTGGAACGCTGGTGGCCGCAAGGGATCGACACGCCGGGCCTGACGCTGATCAAGGTCAAGGCCGACCGCGTGCATTATTGGGATGGCGGCGATGAAGGGGAGGTCAAGCTGACCAGCGCCTGA
- a CDS encoding DUF1810 family protein — protein MVPSQTRTVPRTARPCSVPQHRDLGRSEMAQYYGLSGEDEARAYLAHPLLGPRYRECVAAVRAWVDEGRSLETIFGTLDAMKFRSSVEIFAL, from the coding sequence CTGGTCCCGTCGCAGACGCGGACAGTCCCCCGGACTGCTCGCCCATGCTCCGTCCCCCAGCACCGCGACCTGGGGCGAAGCGAGATGGCGCAATATTACGGCCTGTCAGGCGAGGATGAGGCGCGGGCGTATTTGGCGCATCCGCTGCTTGGGCCGCGGTATCGCGAGTGCGTCGCGGCGGTGCGCGCGTGGGTGGATGAAGGCCGAAGCCTGGAGACGATCTTCGGCACCCTCGACGCGATGAAGTTCAGGTCGAGCGTGGAGATTTTCGCGCTTTAG
- a CDS encoding GFA family protein: protein MENDSGSIEGKCLCGAVTVRAVPRRRTVEACHCTMCRKWSGGAYLGVQCGSEVEFSGAEHIVRYRSSQWAERGFCGRCGSSLFFHYLPGDGYGLLAGLFDDDALEPLAEEIFIDEKPAYYAFAGNAEKLTGAQVMAKFGVGESGGG from the coding sequence ATGGAAAACGATTCCGGATCGATCGAGGGCAAGTGCCTGTGCGGCGCCGTGACGGTGCGGGCAGTGCCGCGCCGGCGCACGGTCGAGGCCTGCCATTGCACGATGTGCCGCAAGTGGAGCGGGGGCGCTTACCTGGGCGTCCAGTGCGGCAGCGAAGTCGAGTTTTCGGGGGCGGAGCATATCGTGCGCTACCGATCCTCACAGTGGGCGGAGCGCGGCTTTTGCGGGCGCTGCGGAAGCAGCCTTTTCTTCCACTATTTGCCGGGCGACGGCTACGGCCTGCTCGCCGGCCTGTTCGACGACGACGCGCTGGAGCCGCTCGCCGAAGAAATCTTCATCGACGAAAAGCCGGCCTATTACGCCTTCGCCGGCAATGCCGAGAAGCTGACCGGGGCGCAGGTGATGGCGAAATTCGGCGTTGGCGAGAGCGGGGGCGGCTGA
- a CDS encoding DUF4287 domain-containing protein yields the protein MNRPDDHPHQRPRLLIPLDQDTYRQIAEWKALIRARPPSKHMELVAWLKAEHEMGHGHAKALVAPTLAWHRG from the coding sequence TTGAACAGACCCGATGACCACCCCCATCAAAGGCCCCGCCTCCTAATTCCCCTCGATCAAGACACCTACCGCCAGATCGCGGAGTGGAAGGCGCTGATCCGCGCCCGTCCGCCGTCGAAGCACATGGAGCTGGTCGCCTGGCTGAAGGCGGAGCATGAGATGGGCCACGGCCACGCCAAGGCCCTCGTCGCGCCCACGCTGGCGTGGCATCGCGGCTAA
- the darG gene encoding type II toxin-antitoxin system antitoxin DNA ADP-ribosyl glycohydrolase DarG, producing the protein MIRFARGDLLNSDAEALVNTVNCVGIMGRGIALQFKKMYPANFSSYAAACAAGEVVPGKMYVHHTGEMTNPKYIINFPTKRHWKGNSKLEDIESGLFALREELQRLKVKSVAIPPLGSGLGGLPWPAVKARIIDALESIEDVDILVFEPHADSDRMARHKRKSAPQLTPYRAALVSIMDRYVRGLMEPYVTLLEVHKLVYFLQTSGLPMRLRFVKGHYGPYADNLRHVLSDMEGYYTAGYGDGGDQPFKKISLVPTAVEEAAAVLSSDVDTERRLEGIDRLIEGFETPVGLELLATTHWAATEIGSTAVPEIKNFCAAWNVRKSSFTERQIGIAIARLIEEGWLSDA; encoded by the coding sequence ATGATTAGATTCGCACGCGGGGATCTGCTTAATAGCGACGCAGAGGCGTTGGTGAACACGGTAAACTGCGTGGGCATTATGGGGCGAGGAATCGCTCTGCAATTCAAAAAGATGTACCCGGCAAACTTCTCTTCGTACGCCGCGGCATGCGCAGCTGGCGAAGTCGTCCCAGGTAAGATGTACGTTCACCATACTGGTGAGATGACTAATCCGAAGTACATCATCAATTTCCCGACAAAGCGCCACTGGAAAGGCAATAGTAAGCTCGAGGATATCGAATCTGGTTTGTTTGCTCTACGAGAAGAGCTGCAGCGATTGAAAGTGAAGTCGGTTGCCATACCTCCCCTGGGGAGTGGCCTTGGCGGCTTACCTTGGCCCGCCGTGAAAGCTAGAATTATTGATGCTCTTGAAAGCATCGAAGACGTCGACATTCTCGTCTTTGAGCCGCATGCAGATAGCGACAGAATGGCGCGTCACAAAAGAAAGTCTGCCCCTCAACTCACGCCATACCGTGCAGCTCTCGTGAGCATTATGGACAGGTATGTTCGCGGGCTAATGGAGCCGTATGTCACTCTGTTAGAAGTTCACAAGCTCGTTTACTTCCTCCAGACTTCCGGGCTGCCCATGAGGCTCCGCTTCGTTAAGGGCCATTACGGTCCGTACGCTGACAATCTTCGCCACGTCCTGAGTGACATGGAAGGATATTATACGGCTGGCTACGGTGACGGAGGCGACCAGCCGTTCAAGAAAATTTCGCTAGTGCCGACTGCAGTCGAAGAGGCAGCGGCGGTGTTAAGCTCAGATGTCGACACTGAGCGACGGTTGGAGGGCATCGACAGACTCATCGAAGGTTTCGAAACCCCCGTGGGGCTCGAGTTATTAGCGACGACCCACTGGGCAGCTACCGAGATAGGATCCACAGCTGTGCCGGAGATTAAGAATTTCTGCGCCGCTTGGAACGTACGAAAATCTAGCTTTACGGAACGGCAGATAGGCATCGCCATAGCTCGCCTAATTGAGGAAGGGTGGTTGTCAGATGCATGA
- the darT gene encoding type II toxin-antitoxin system toxin DNA ADP-ribosyl transferase DarT has protein sequence MPPCPANAKIYHIVHIDRLPSILAAGGLLSDARMRAAGACGTTIGMGDLKATRLRRQVDVRPRTFVGDYVPFYFCSRSIMLYVIHMANHPALAYRGGQQPIIHLEADLARVLDWVEEQEVPWAFSLGNATAVFTEFRAHRGSLDELRWDLIPRTMFTDPEVKEAKQSELLVHDFFPWELFDRVGTHSDPIAMQVAQALQGQPHRPLVQRMSGWYY, from the coding sequence ATGCCGCCATGTCCGGCCAACGCCAAGATCTACCACATTGTACACATCGACCGGCTCCCTAGCATTCTAGCGGCAGGCGGTCTTTTAAGTGACGCGCGTATGCGCGCCGCCGGGGCGTGCGGTACCACGATCGGAATGGGCGATTTGAAGGCTACACGGCTGCGTCGGCAGGTAGACGTTCGGCCTAGAACCTTCGTCGGCGACTATGTGCCGTTCTACTTTTGTTCTAGATCAATCATGCTTTATGTGATACACATGGCCAACCATCCGGCCCTGGCGTACCGAGGCGGTCAGCAGCCGATTATCCATCTGGAAGCCGACTTGGCTCGTGTGTTGGACTGGGTGGAAGAGCAAGAGGTCCCGTGGGCCTTCAGCTTAGGTAACGCGACCGCCGTCTTTACAGAATTTCGAGCGCATCGGGGGAGTCTTGATGAACTACGATGGGACCTCATACCGAGAACGATGTTCACCGACCCTGAGGTGAAGGAGGCAAAACAGTCTGAGTTACTGGTCCACGACTTCTTCCCATGGGAACTGTTCGATCGTGTTGGGACTCATTCAGACCCGATCGCAATGCAGGTGGCGCAGGCCTTGCAGGGCCAGCCTCACCGGCCGCTCGTTCAGCGTATGTCGGGATGGTACTACTAG
- a CDS encoding VIT1/CCC1 transporter family protein, giving the protein MPILNTHPERHLVERIGWLRAAVLGANDGIVSTASLIVGVAAAASGRGEILLAGVAGLVAGAMSMAAGEYVSVSSQADTEAADLARERAELAASPAFEQSELASIYVQRGLDEALAGQVAEQLMAKDPIGAHARDELSITHVTTARPVQAALTSAATFTAGAALPLLAAWLLPSGPAMITGVASASLVFLALLGAVGAKVGGAPIAKATLRVAFWGALAMAITAGIGRLVGAAV; this is encoded by the coding sequence ATGCCCATCTTGAACACGCATCCCGAACGGCATTTGGTCGAGCGCATCGGCTGGCTTCGCGCCGCGGTCCTCGGCGCCAATGACGGGATCGTGTCGACCGCCAGCCTGATCGTCGGCGTCGCCGCGGCGGCGTCGGGGCGGGGCGAGATATTGCTTGCCGGCGTGGCCGGGCTGGTCGCCGGCGCGATGTCGATGGCGGCGGGCGAATATGTGTCCGTCAGCTCCCAGGCCGACACCGAAGCCGCCGACCTGGCGCGCGAGCGGGCCGAACTGGCCGCTTCACCCGCGTTCGAGCAATCGGAACTGGCCTCCATCTATGTCCAGCGCGGCCTCGACGAAGCGCTTGCCGGGCAGGTCGCGGAGCAGCTCATGGCCAAGGACCCCATCGGCGCCCATGCGCGCGACGAGCTGAGCATCACGCACGTCACCACCGCGCGGCCGGTGCAAGCCGCGCTCACTTCGGCCGCGACCTTTACCGCGGGGGCGGCGCTGCCACTGCTCGCCGCGTGGCTGCTGCCGTCCGGGCCGGCGATGATCACCGGCGTGGCGAGCGCGTCCCTGGTGTTCCTGGCCCTGCTTGGCGCGGTCGGCGCCAAGGTCGGCGGTGCGCCGATCGCCAAGGCGACGCTGCGCGTGGCCTTCTGGGGCGCGCTGGCGATGGCGATCACGGCCGGGATCGGCAGGCTGGTCGGGGCCGCTGTCTAG
- a CDS encoding nuclear transport factor 2 family protein: protein MNALLIAAAAAALQPAPATPQALAPPPADAAIVAEIRKLEHDWGQAFVKRDFAFIDRIVAPEFRLAGVTDAGQERLTFRAEWMRNSRAFQHEAFAVEVVDVAVAGDTAVALAQGLWRVKRRPDRPAEAMRFAVTDTWVRRGGQWQVIYRYSHRLPQAPWPPAPKPAP, encoded by the coding sequence ATGAATGCGCTTTTGATCGCCGCTGCAGCGGCCGCGTTGCAGCCTGCGCCGGCCACGCCGCAGGCACTCGCACCGCCGCCGGCCGATGCCGCCATCGTCGCCGAAATCCGCAAGCTCGAGCACGATTGGGGCCAGGCTTTCGTCAAGCGGGACTTCGCCTTCATCGACCGCATCGTTGCCCCGGAATTCAGGCTGGCGGGCGTGACGGACGCGGGTCAGGAACGGCTTACGTTCCGGGCTGAATGGATGCGCAATTCGCGCGCGTTCCAGCACGAGGCATTCGCGGTCGAGGTAGTCGACGTTGCGGTCGCCGGCGATACCGCGGTGGCGCTTGCGCAGGGGCTGTGGCGGGTCAAGCGCCGGCCCGACCGCCCCGCGGAAGCGATGCGCTTCGCCGTCACCGACACCTGGGTCCGCCGGGGCGGCCAATGGCAAGTGATCTACCGATATTCCCACCGCCTCCCGCAAGCCCCTTGGCCGCCAGCGCCAAAGCCGGCGCCATAG
- the thiC gene encoding phosphomethylpyrimidine synthase ThiC: MADAPARTELKVTTGPIRGSRKSHVNGVAMRAVDLEPSSGEPPLNLYDTSGPYTDPNARIDIMAGLPELRAQWIRARGDVEEVQQREVRPEDNGQLGPDRSGGVAPFPNVRKRVLRARPGANVTQMHYARRGIVTPEMEYVATRENLGREQALNHVRDGEDFGASIPDFVTPEFVRDEVARGRAIIPNNINHPESEPMAIGRNFLVKINANIGNSAVASDVAAEVDKMVWSIRWGADTVMDLSTGRNIHDTREWIIRNSPVPIGTVPIYQALEKVGGIAEDLTWDVYRDTLIEQAEQGVDYFTIHAGVRLPYVPMTAKRVTGIVSRGGSIMAKWCLAHHRESFLYERFDEICEIMKAYDIAFSLGDGLRPGSIADANDEAQFAELYTLGELTKKAWAHDCQVMIEGPGHVPMHKIKANMDKQLESCGEAPFYTLGPLTTDIAPGYDHITSGIGAAMIGWFGTAMLCYVTPKEHLGLPDRDDVKVGVVTYKLAAHAADLAKGHPAAKMRDDALSRARFEFRWRDQFNLSLDPDTAEQYHDQTLPAEGAKTAHFCSMCGPKFCSMKITQEVRDFAAKQEAGLLNTPTPFVPSDVEGRSAEEAGIESSPSELEMSVAQAGMAEMSQRYNEGGRELYIGAGGREHD, encoded by the coding sequence ATGGCCGACGCACCTGCACGCACTGAACTCAAGGTCACCACGGGCCCGATCCGTGGCAGCCGCAAGAGCCACGTCAACGGGGTCGCCATGCGCGCCGTCGACCTGGAGCCTTCGTCGGGGGAGCCGCCGCTCAACCTCTACGACACCAGCGGCCCCTACACCGACCCCAATGCCCGCATCGACATCATGGCCGGCCTGCCCGAGCTTCGCGCCCAATGGATCCGCGCCCGCGGCGATGTCGAGGAAGTGCAGCAGCGCGAAGTCCGCCCCGAGGATAATGGCCAGCTTGGGCCAGACCGTAGCGGCGGCGTCGCCCCCTTCCCCAACGTCCGCAAGCGCGTCCTCCGCGCCCGCCCCGGCGCCAACGTCACGCAGATGCACTACGCCCGCCGCGGCATCGTCACGCCCGAGATGGAATATGTCGCCACCCGCGAAAATCTCGGCCGCGAACAGGCCCTGAACCACGTCCGCGACGGCGAGGATTTCGGCGCCTCGATTCCCGACTTCGTCACGCCCGAATTCGTCCGCGACGAGGTCGCCCGCGGCCGCGCCATAATTCCCAACAATATCAACCACCCGGAATCGGAGCCGATGGCGATCGGCCGCAACTTCCTGGTCAAGATCAACGCCAACATCGGCAACAGCGCGGTCGCGTCCGACGTCGCGGCCGAGGTCGACAAGATGGTCTGGTCGATCCGCTGGGGCGCGGACACGGTCATGGACCTCTCCACCGGCCGCAACATCCACGACACGCGCGAATGGATCATCCGCAATTCGCCGGTCCCGATCGGCACCGTCCCAATCTATCAGGCGCTGGAGAAAGTCGGCGGCATCGCCGAGGACCTGACCTGGGACGTCTACCGCGACACGCTGATCGAGCAGGCCGAGCAGGGCGTCGATTACTTCACCATCCACGCCGGCGTGCGCCTGCCCTACGTGCCGATGACCGCCAAGCGAGTGACCGGGATCGTCAGCCGCGGCGGCTCGATCATGGCCAAATGGTGCCTCGCCCATCACCGCGAAAGCTTCCTCTACGAACGCTTCGACGAGATTTGCGAGATCATGAAGGCCTACGATATCGCCTTCTCATTGGGCGATGGCCTGCGTCCCGGAAGCATCGCCGACGCCAATGACGAGGCCCAGTTCGCGGAGCTCTACACGCTCGGCGAGCTGACCAAGAAGGCGTGGGCGCACGACTGCCAGGTAATGATCGAGGGCCCCGGCCACGTGCCGATGCACAAGATCAAGGCGAACATGGACAAGCAGCTGGAAAGCTGCGGCGAGGCGCCCTTCTACACGCTTGGGCCGCTGACCACCGACATCGCACCCGGCTACGACCACATCACCAGCGGCATCGGCGCCGCGATGATCGGCTGGTTCGGCACGGCGATGCTTTGCTACGTCACGCCCAAGGAGCACCTCGGCCTGCCCGATCGCGACGACGTCAAGGTCGGCGTGGTGACCTACAAGCTCGCCGCCCACGCGGCGGACCTCGCCAAGGGCCACCCCGCCGCGAAGATGCGCGACGACGCCTTGTCCCGCGCTCGCTTCGAATTCCGCTGGCGCGACCAGTTCAACCTCAGCCTCGATCCCGACACCGCCGAGCAATACCATGACCAGACGCTGCCGGCCGAAGGCGCGAAGACCGCCCACTTCTGCTCGATGTGCGGCCCGAAATTCTGCTCGATGAAGATTACGCAGGAAGTGCGGGATTTTGCGGCCAAACAAGAAGCCGGATTGCTGAACACGCCCACCCCGTTCGTCCCGAGCGACGTCGAGGGGCGCTCGGCCGAAGAAGCGGGAATCGAAAGCTCGCCAAGCGAGCTGGAGATGAGCGTAGCTCAAGCCGGGATGGCGGAGATGTCGCAGCGCTACAACGAAGGCGGCCGCGAACTCTACATCGGCGCAGGGGGTCGAGAACACGACTGA
- a CDS encoding outer membrane protein produces the protein MTRTLAFALLALAAAPAAAQSPGPYVGLEGGILFPRTDGLKTGTDLDAIAGYNFNTFRLEGELGLKRAGLDGGGHGRILSGMANALGYYGGAGYGIYGGAGIGLADARVLGTSDSAFAWQLIGGAHVPVSGPLTAGLKYRYFRTGRFDFGERLSSHSILASLVYNFGPPLPDPPMPDLPPLGEEPPPPRDSGNPTMEVCPSGHMRVSTMPCPEVAPKPERG, from the coding sequence ATGACCCGAACCCTCGCCTTCGCGCTCCTCGCCCTCGCCGCCGCGCCTGCCGCCGCGCAAAGCCCCGGCCCCTACGTCGGGCTTGAAGGCGGCATCCTGTTTCCCCGCACGGACGGCCTCAAGACCGGCACCGACCTCGACGCCATCGCCGGCTACAACTTCAACACCTTCCGGCTGGAGGGCGAGCTCGGCCTCAAGCGCGCGGGGCTCGACGGCGGCGGTCACGGCAGAATCCTGTCCGGCATGGCCAATGCGCTCGGCTATTACGGCGGTGCCGGCTACGGCATCTACGGCGGCGCCGGGATCGGCCTGGCCGACGCGCGGGTGCTGGGGACGAGCGACAGCGCCTTCGCCTGGCAACTCATCGGCGGCGCCCATGTCCCGGTCAGCGGCCCGCTCACCGCCGGCCTCAAATATCGCTATTTCCGCACCGGCCGCTTCGACTTCGGGGAGCGGCTAAGCTCCCACTCCATCCTCGCCAGCCTGGTCTACAATTTCGGCCCGCCGCTGCCCGATCCGCCGATGCCGGACCTGCCGCCGCTGGGTGAGGAGCCGCCCCCGCCGCGGGACAGCGGCAACCCGACGATGGAGGTCTGCCCAAGCGGCCACATGCGCGTGTCGACCATGCCCTGCCCGGAGGTGGCGCCGAAGCCCGAACGCGGCTAG
- the cysD gene encoding sulfate adenylyltransferase subunit CysD, protein MAVMGLTHLDRLEAESIHIMRETVAEASAPVMLYSMGKDSAVMLHLARKAFFPAPLPFPLLHVDTTWKFREMYALRDTVAAERGIALIVHRNAEAERQGINPFDHGPVHTDLWKTEGLRQALDEHGFDAAFGGARRDEEMSRAKERIFSFRDRNHRWDPKRQRPELWSLYNLRKNKGESLRVFPLSNWTERDVWQYILREAIEVVPLYFAKARPTVVRDGLIVMVDDERMRLESGEEPIMRKVRFRTLGCYPLTGAIESEAETVEDILAEMAVSRNSERVGRAIDRDGGSASMERKKQEGYF, encoded by the coding sequence ATGGCGGTAATGGGGCTGACGCATCTCGACCGGCTTGAGGCCGAGAGCATCCACATCATGCGCGAGACGGTCGCCGAGGCTTCGGCGCCGGTGATGCTCTATTCCATGGGCAAGGATTCGGCGGTGATGCTGCATCTTGCGCGCAAGGCGTTCTTCCCGGCGCCGCTGCCCTTCCCGCTGCTGCACGTCGATACGACGTGGAAGTTTCGCGAGATGTACGCGCTTCGCGACACAGTCGCGGCGGAGCGGGGCATCGCGCTGATCGTGCACAGGAATGCCGAGGCGGAGCGGCAGGGGATCAACCCGTTCGACCATGGGCCGGTGCACACGGATTTGTGGAAGACGGAAGGGCTTCGCCAGGCGCTGGACGAACATGGCTTCGACGCGGCGTTCGGCGGCGCGCGCAGGGACGAAGAGATGAGCCGCGCCAAGGAGCGGATCTTCAGTTTCCGCGACCGCAATCACCGCTGGGACCCGAAGCGCCAGCGGCCGGAATTGTGGTCGCTCTACAACCTCAGGAAGAACAAGGGCGAGAGCCTGCGCGTCTTCCCGCTGTCCAACTGGACCGAGCGCGACGTGTGGCAATACATCCTGCGCGAGGCGATCGAGGTCGTGCCGCTCTATTTCGCCAAGGCACGGCCCACGGTCGTCCGCGACGGCCTGATCGTGATGGTCGACGACGAGCGGATGCGGCTGGAGTCTGGCGAGGAGCCGATCATGCGCAAGGTCCGATTCCGGACGCTGGGCTGCTATCCATTGACGGGCGCGATCGAGAGCGAGGCCGAGACGGTCGAGGACATTCTGGCCGAGATGGCGGTGAGCCGGAATTCCGAACGCGTCGGGCGGGCGATCGACCGCGATGGCGGTTCCGCGAGCATGGAGCGCAAGAAGCAGGAAGGCTATTTCTAG